The genomic segment TGAAAATCTGCAGCATAGTAATGCGCCTCGTCTCCGTCCCCCACCAAAAACGTGGTAATGTTGTTGTCAAACTTCGCTTCGGATTCCAACCCGAAGGTTTCAAACTCTGCGATTTTCACCGTCAGCATGTGCTTGCGCTTGCGCTTGGCAATGATCTTGTCCACGTCCAGCTCCCCGTTGGTAACGGAGTATTCGTACTCCACATTCATGCCGGTAACGAGAAAATACCCGCCGTATGCCACTGCGCATACCACCAGCAGGATCAGGGGCATCACCATAACGGAAAGATAAGCCAACCCCAGACACAGGATCCCCGTTGCGGCAATCAGACCGAACTTTTTCGCCTGATCCGCAGGGGTCATCGGCTTCACGACCAGCTGTTCTGCAAACGTATCCATTGAACGAACCCTCCAAACCTTAATACTACTATACTAGCACATTTTTTTGAAAACTTCAAGAAAAACGCTTGCATTTTCAGAAAAAAAAGTTTATAATAAGGGTAACATGCTGACTGAGAGAGTAGGCGCAGCATCCGCATGGTTCAGAGAGCATCCGTCACCGGCTGAAAACGGATTCCCTTGCAGCAGCGCTGAAGTTCACTCACGAGTGGCTGTGCCGAAGCCCATTGGTTGTAAGCACGGACGTAGGTCTGCGTTAAAGACGAGGGAGTGATGGCTCCCGGCACTGATAGGTGGTTCACAAGCGAGTCTTGTCCTTTCGGGCAGGACTCTTATTTTTTGGAGAGGTGATCGCATGAAACAGCAACTGGAAAACATTGAAGCAGCTGCCAAGCAGGCTTTGGCTGACTGCGGCTCCATCAAGGGACTGGATGATCTCCGGGTTCGCTTTTTGGGCAAGAAAGGGGAACTGACCGGCATCCTCAAGCAGATGGGCGGTCTGTCCGCTGAGGAACGTCCCGTGATCGGGCAGCTGGCAAACAAGGTCAGAGGCGACATTGAAGCAGCCATCGGGGACAAGCTTGCAAAGCTCAAGGCACAGGAACAGGAGATGAAGATCCGCAGCGAATCCATCGACATTACCCTGCCCGGCAAGCCCCAGTCCGTTGGCAAGCTGCACCCTCTGACCATTGTGGCAAACGAGGTTAAGGAAATCTTCCTGGGCATGGGCTTCTCTGTCGCAGACGGTCCGGAGGTGGAGTATGACTACTACAACTTTGAGGCGCTGAATCTGCCCCCGAACCATCCGGCACGGGATACACAGGACACCTTCTACATTACCGACAACATTCTGCTCCGCACCCAGACTTCCTCCGTGCAGGTGCATGTGATGGAAAACCAGAAGCCCCCCATCCGCATCATTTCTCCCGGCAGAGTATACCGGTCCGATGCGGTGGATGCAACCCACTCTCCCCTGTTCCATCAGATCGAAGGACTGGTTGTGGACAAGGGCGTGACGATGGCTGACCTGAAGGGCACGCTGGAGCTGCTGATGAAGCGGCTGTACGGAGACGACTGCAAGATCCGTCTGCGGCCCCACCACTTTCCCTTTACCGAGCCCAGTGCAGAGGTGGATGTCATGTGCTTCAACTGTCACGGAGAAGGCTGCCGCATCTGCAAGGGTGAAGGCTATATTGAACTGCTGGGCGCCGGCATGGTTCATCCCAAGGTACTGGAAGGCTGCGGCATCGACAGCGAGATCTACTCCGGCTTTGCCTTTGGTCTGGGTCTGGAGCGGATCGTTATGCGCCGGTACAACATCAGCGACATGCGTCTGATGTACGAAAATGATCTGCGCTTCCTGGATCAGTTCTGATTCCAGCGATACTATAGATGAAAGGATGCATCCAAGATGAATTTGTCAATGAAATGGCTTTCTGATTATATCCAGGAGGAGATCCCGGTCAAGGAATTCTGCCACTGCATGACCATGAGCGGTTCTAAAGTGGAGGGCTTTGAAACCGAAGGCAGCAGTATCAGCAAGGTGGTAGTGGGCAAGATCCTGTCCATCGCTCCTCACGAGAACGCAGACGCTCTGTTTGTGTGCCAGGTAGAGATCGGCACAGAGGCACCGGTGCAGATCGTCACCAACGCCCGGAACGTAAAGCCCGGCGATCTGGTTCCCCTGGCGCTGGACGGTGCCACCCTGCCGGAGGGGAAGATCAAAAAGTACAAAATGCGGGGCGTGGAGAGCTTCGGCATGTTCTGCGGTCTGGAAACGCTGGGGCTCACCGTTCACGATTTCCCCTACGCAGATCCGGATGGGGTACTGGTGATCCAGGAGCCCTGCCAGGTGGGCGAGGATATCCACAGCGCACTGGGTCTGAACGATACCTCCGTTGAGTTTGAGATCACCTCCAACCGGCCGGACTGCCTGTCCGTCATCGGTCTTGCAAGAGAAGCAGCCGCTACCTTCCATGTGCCCCTGCACCTGCATGCACCGGCATTCCACGCCAACAGCGAATCCGTCAGCGAGCAGCTGTCCGTAGAGGTGCAGAATACCACCCTTTGCCCCCGCTACTGCGCCGGTATGGTCAAGAACGTGAAGATCGGCCCTTCCCCCCGCTGGATGCGGGAACGCCTGCGTGCAAGCGGCGTGCGGCCCATCAACAACCTGGTGGACATTACCAACTATGTAATGCTGGAATACGGACAGCCCATGCATGCCTTTGACCTGCGGTATGTGCAGGATGCGAGGATCACCGTCCGGAATGCAAAGGACGGGGAGCAGATCACCACACTGGACGGCACAGAGCGAAAGCTTTCTCCGGAAATGCTGGTAATCGCCGACTCTGAAAAGCCCATTGCTGTTGCCGGCGTCATGGGTGGCGAGTACAGCGGCATTATGGAGGATACCACCACAGTGGTCTTTGAATCCGCATACTTTGAGCCCACACAGGTTCGGCTCACCGCCAAGAAGCTGGGCATGCGGACGGATGCCTCCGCCCGGTATGAAAAGGGACTGGATCCCAACTCCACCATTACCGTGCTGAGCCGTGCCTTTGAGCTGGTAGAGCAGTTGGGTGCCGGTGAAGTGGTAGGCGGCATCATCGATGTGAACAACGTGGGCGAGCCCAAGCCTCCCGTACCCTTTGACGCAAACTGGATCAACGGTTTCCTGGGCACCAGCATCCCCGAAAGCGATATGATCCACTACCTGAACGAGCTGCACTTCAAGGTGGAAGATGGCATGGTCTACGCTCCCAGCTTCCGGATTGATATTGAATGCAAGGCGGATGTGGCAGAGGAGATCGCCCGGATCTATGGCTACAACAACATTCCCAGCACGGAGCTGCAGGGTCTGGCGGATGCCAGACTGACCCCTGCCCAGATCTTCAACCGACAGATTGAGCAAAGCATGGTGGCACTGGGCTGCTACGAAATCGCAGCATTCTCCTTCGTTTCTCCAAAGTACTTTGACAAGATCGCACTGCCGGCGGACAGCAAGCTGCGCAAGCCTCTGGTGATTACCAATCCTCTGGGTGAGGATACCAGTGTGATGCGTACCACTGCTCTGCCCTCCATGCTGGAGATTCTGGCACGGAACTACAACAACCGGAACGAAAGCGCCCGGCTGTTTGAGATCGGCAAGGAGTATCTGCCCACCACACCGGATCAGCTGCCTCTGGAGCCTGCACGGCTCACCATCGGCATGTACGGCGGCAATGTGGATTTCTATGATCTCAAGGGCGTCATCGAAGCATTGATGGTGCAGCTGAAGATCTCCGATTGCCGGTATGAACGCAGCGGCGAGGACTGTCCCTTTGACGAAAAAAGCGCATTCCATCCCGGCAGAAGCGCCGTGCTATATGCGGGGGATACGCCGCTGGGCATCTTCGGCGAGCTGCACCCCAACGTACAGAACAACTACGGCATTGGCGTTAAGACCTATGCGGCAAAGCTGAATATCCCGGAGATGTTGGAGCATGCGGCAACGGAAGTCAGCTACCAGCCCCTGCCCAAGTATCCGGCAACCACCCGTGACCTGAGCCTGGTATGCGACGATGGGATCCCGGTTGCACAGCTGGAACAGGCGATCCGGAAGGCTGTGGGCAATATTCTGGAAAAGGTGACCCTGTTTGATGTGTACAAGGGTCAGCAGATCGCACAGGGCAAAAAGAGCGTTTCCTACTCCATCAGCATGCGCTCTCATGACGGCACCCTCACCGACGAACAGGCGGACGGTGCTATGAAGCGTGTGCTCAAGGCACTCAAGGCAATGGGCGCAGAGCTGAGAATGTAACAGCCCCCTGCGTTTCAATCATACCCCGTTTCAGGCAGTCGCTTTATGCGGCTGCCTTTTTTCGGGCAAAAAAGAAGCTGCCACTGAGGCAGCTTTTCAAGTAAATGAACTTTATGGGGAGAGAAGGCTTATTTGATCTGATGTCCGCACTGGTGGCAGAAGCAATCCTTTACGCCGACCTTTGCGCCGCAGCCTTCGCAGCGTGTGCCAAGCTGACTGCCGCAGAAGGAGCAATACAAATAATCCGCAGCCTGTGCTGCTCCGCAGGAGGAACAAATTGCCCCGCTGTGCTTATAGATCTTATAGACGATCAGTCCAATGATATTGGTAAACAGTCCGATGAGACCCCAATACAGTGGGGACAGCCTGCACTTTGCAGCATCCCGGTACAGCCACAGGGCAACCAGCACCCAGTACACGCAGAAAAACAGCATCGCCAGCGCCCCCGTCACCTTCAGGGCAATCATACCTCCGGGTACATTTGTGGGAACGGTGATCACATAAACAGTGCTGTTGCTGCCGTGCGTCCGGATCCGGCTCAGCATGTAGATCGTCTTGGATGAAAGCTCCCGTTCAAATGCAGTATCATCATCGTAATCGGAACGGATCTTGCCGAAATCCCGGTTGATGATGGAATTGAGCATAAATTCCTCGCTTTTGACATACTGGAACACAGCATCCGGGTATGCGGCAGAGACAAGGTACTTCTTTTCGTTC from the Ruminococcus champanellensis 18P13 = JCM 17042 genome contains:
- the pheT gene encoding phenylalanine--tRNA ligase subunit beta, giving the protein MNLSMKWLSDYIQEEIPVKEFCHCMTMSGSKVEGFETEGSSISKVVVGKILSIAPHENADALFVCQVEIGTEAPVQIVTNARNVKPGDLVPLALDGATLPEGKIKKYKMRGVESFGMFCGLETLGLTVHDFPYADPDGVLVIQEPCQVGEDIHSALGLNDTSVEFEITSNRPDCLSVIGLAREAAATFHVPLHLHAPAFHANSESVSEQLSVEVQNTTLCPRYCAGMVKNVKIGPSPRWMRERLRASGVRPINNLVDITNYVMLEYGQPMHAFDLRYVQDARITVRNAKDGEQITTLDGTERKLSPEMLVIADSEKPIAVAGVMGGEYSGIMEDTTTVVFESAYFEPTQVRLTAKKLGMRTDASARYEKGLDPNSTITVLSRAFELVEQLGAGEVVGGIIDVNNVGEPKPPVPFDANWINGFLGTSIPESDMIHYLNELHFKVEDGMVYAPSFRIDIECKADVAEEIARIYGYNNIPSTELQGLADARLTPAQIFNRQIEQSMVALGCYEIAAFSFVSPKYFDKIALPADSKLRKPLVITNPLGEDTSVMRTTALPSMLEILARNYNNRNESARLFEIGKEYLPTTPDQLPLEPARLTIGMYGGNVDFYDLKGVIEALMVQLKISDCRYERSGEDCPFDEKSAFHPGRSAVLYAGDTPLGIFGELHPNVQNNYGIGVKTYAAKLNIPEMLEHAATEVSYQPLPKYPATTRDLSLVCDDGIPVAQLEQAIRKAVGNILEKVTLFDVYKGQQIAQGKKSVSYSISMRSHDGTLTDEQADGAMKRVLKALKAMGAELRM
- the pheS gene encoding phenylalanine--tRNA ligase subunit alpha is translated as MKQQLENIEAAAKQALADCGSIKGLDDLRVRFLGKKGELTGILKQMGGLSAEERPVIGQLANKVRGDIEAAIGDKLAKLKAQEQEMKIRSESIDITLPGKPQSVGKLHPLTIVANEVKEIFLGMGFSVADGPEVEYDYYNFEALNLPPNHPARDTQDTFYITDNILLRTQTSSVQVHVMENQKPPIRIISPGRVYRSDAVDATHSPLFHQIEGLVVDKGVTMADLKGTLELLMKRLYGDDCKIRLRPHHFPFTEPSAEVDVMCFNCHGEGCRICKGEGYIELLGAGMVHPKVLEGCGIDSEIYSGFAFGLGLERIVMRRYNISDMRLMYENDLRFLDQF
- a CDS encoding zinc ribbon domain-containing protein, with the protein product MRSNADELIRALTPAIEQKCGELQRARKERLQSRLFVLLCAMVVFVPALLVFAGISLTMLLAPLGFMSLSVLLLLPVLLSGRTEKQGGIMYEQAENMLSKWNFQKIVIWYLILAVIAGVTCGGIVGYLYRERLDFAWQYSHLEETKDADALKAAADKTAAASGDVVDVLILDGDQQVTYSAKNSAFAAGPLELTKVGNEKKYLVSAAYPDAVFQYVKSEEFMLNSIINRDFGKIRSDYDDDTAFERELSSKTIYMLSRIRTHGSNSTVYVITVPTNVPGGMIALKVTGALAMLFFCVYWVLVALWLYRDAAKCRLSPLYWGLIGLFTNIIGLIVYKIYKHSGAICSSCGAAQAADYLYCSFCGSQLGTRCEGCGAKVGVKDCFCHQCGHQIK